In Saprospiraceae bacterium, the sequence CAGGTCTACCATATTGCCTGCTTCTTTGGCTGCTTGTGTACCGCTGTTCATAGCCACCCCTACATCTGCCTGGGCAAGAGCCGGTGCATCGTTAGTGCCATCTCCCATCATGGCTACCAGTCTTCCTTCAGATTGTTCCTTTTTGATGTAATTCATTTTGTCTTCGGGTTTAGCCTCGGCAATAAAATCATCTACGCCTGCCTTTTGGGCGATAAATTTGGCGGTCAGGGGGTTGTCTCCGGTGACCATGACCGTTTTAATTCCCATTTTTCGTAATCGTTCGAAACGCTCCTGTATTCCAGGTTTGATGATATCCTGCAGTTCAATGACTCCGATCACTTGCTCATTTTTTGCTACCACTAAAGGTGTGCCTCCGTTGCTTGAAATGACCGTAACTCTATCAGCAATTTCTCTGGGAAATTCATGCCCTGCATTTTCACATAATTTTTTGATCGCATCGGAAGCTCCTTTTCGTATTCGAATATTTTCAAAATCCACGCCCGAACTCCGAGTTTCAGCGGTAAACTTTATGTAACGCGGATGATGAATTTGGAAATGTGTTGGTTTGACATTGGCCAATTCTATAATGGATTTACCTTCAGGCGTGTCATCTTTCATCGAACTCAATACAACTGCTTCAGTAAATTGATTTTCATTTATGCCATCAGCCTGATAGAAATGGGTAGCTTTCCGATTGCCGATCGTGATAGTTCCTGTTTTGTCCAACAGTAAAACATCAATATCGCCTGCTGTTTCCACCGCCTTACCACTTTTAGTGATGACATTCGCACGAAGTGCTCTGTCCATACCTGCTATTCCGATTGCCGACAGCAGACCACCTATGGTAGTCGGGATCAGACAGACAAATAATGAAATGAAGGCTGCAATGGTAATCGGTGTACCGGCAAAATCGGCAAAAGGCTTTAAGGTGACTGTCACAATAATGAAAACCAGGGTAAATCCCGCCAATAATATGGTAAGTGCGATTTCATTGGGTGTCTTTTGTCTGCTGGCCCCTTCGACCAGTGCTATCATTTTGTCTAAAAAACTTTCTCCCTGGTCAGTAGTTATGATCACCGTAATTCTATCAGACAATACTTTGGTACCTCCTGTGACCGAGCTTTTGTCACCGCCAGCTTCCCGAATGACCGGAGCGGATTCGCCCGTGATAGCACTTTCGTCTA encodes:
- the kdpB gene encoding potassium-transporting ATPase subunit KdpB — protein: MTKNTSLFAKNLVLEALRQAFIKLNPKFMFRNPIMFTVEIGTAIMFIVCLWILTGNQSQGGIGYNFIIFLVLLLTLLFANFAEAIAEARGRAQADSLRKTRQETPARKISAIGKTDDAEIIIIPSSQLKKGDLVFCEAGDTIPSDGEIVEGIATIDESAITGESAPVIREAGGDKSSVTGGTKVLSDRITVIITTDQGESFLDKMIALVEGASRQKTPNEIALTILLAGFTLVFIIVTVTLKPFADFAGTPITIAAFISLFVCLIPTTIGGLLSAIGIAGMDRALRANVITKSGKAVETAGDIDVLLLDKTGTITIGNRKATHFYQADGINENQFTEAVVLSSMKDDTPEGKSIIELANVKPTHFQIHHPRYIKFTAETRSSGVDFENIRIRKGASDAIKKLCENAGHEFPREIADRVTVISSNGGTPLVVAKNEQVIGVIELQDIIKPGIQERFERLRKMGIKTVMVTGDNPLTAKFIAQKAGVDDFIAEAKPEDKMNYIKKEQSEGRLVAMMGDGTNDAPALAQADVGVAMNSGTQAAKEAGNMVDLDNDPTKLIEVVEIGKQLLMTRGTLTTFSIANDIAKYFAIIPALFIVGIPSLEGLNVMKLQSPESAILSAIIFNALIIPMLIPLALKGVPYKPIGASALLRRNLFIYGLGGILLPFIGIKILDHFISFFI